The DNA region GGTATCCGGGTTCGGTGCTCACAAGCACTCACCCTAGCCAGCGGCGCGGCGGTTCATGTCGTATGCCGGGATTGGTACGTCGAATCCTTTGAGTGCCAACGGTTCCAATGAATCGGCCGGCCAATCGGGCAGCTGCGCGCGGACCGCGTCGTCGGCCAGCACCTGCCCTGGCGCTGCGGCATCCACCAGGCGTGCGGCCAGGTTCACCGGTGTCCCGAAGTAGTCGCCGACCATCGTCACCACTTCGCCGTATGCCAGACCGGCCCGCACCTGCAGGCCCGCCTCGCGGGCCTTCGGATGATTGACCAGGTCGATGGCCGCCCTGGTGAGCAGCTGTGGCGTCGAACTCACCCACATCACCGCGTCTCCGATGAACTTGACCACCCGGCCGCCGTCGCAGTGCACCACATCGGAGACGGTGCCGCCGAAGTCGGTGAGCAGGGTGGCCAGCTCGGCGGAACTGAGCACCTGAGTCAGCGCGGTGAAGCCGGTGAGGTCGGCGAACCCGACACCGCAGACCAGGCTGGCCGACGGCCCCCCGGCCAGCCCTTCAAGGAACGTGCGGGCGCTGACCTGGTGGTGGCGGTGGACGGCGTCGATCATCGCGCCGATCCGCGGGATGAACTCCGCGACCGTCCGCCACGCCTGGGCGGTGCGCAGTTCGCTGCGGGTGTGGCCCAACCACATGTCGGGGGAGCTGAGCCGGATCATCGACGACTCGGCCTCGGCGAGCCGGGCCATGGTCGCGCCCAGCACCCGCAGGAAGCCGTCGACGGGCTCGCCGAGGTAGGACCGCATCTCAAGCCAGGTGGCCAGCCCGTCCACGTCGGCCTGGCTCAGCGCGGGTGTGTCCGGGTCGGGCAGGTGCAGCCCGAGCATCCGCCAGGCCTGCTGAACGTCGCCGAGTGGCACCCCCAACGCGTCTGCGGCGCTGCGCAGCGTATAGATCGGCGGCCCGGACTGACCGGCTGCGTCGCCGGCCAGCCCGAACAGTCGGCCCCGCCGCTCGGCATCGGCCATCTCCTCGGCGGTGAAGCCGAGGCCGGCGAGGTATTCGATCAGATCGGCGCGGCCTCGGGCGTCGGATATCCCGGCCTTTTCCAGCGCATCCCAATCGACCATGGGGACAAGTCTGCCCACTAGGCTGGTCTGCCGTGAGCGAACTGCAACACGGACCCCTGGAAAGCCGTCACCGCGAGCTGGGCGCCAGCTTCGCCGAGTTCGGCGGCTGGCTGATGCCGGTCTCCTACGCCGGGACCGTCGCCGAGCACACCGCCACCCGGGAGAGTGTGGGCCTGTTCGACGTCAGCCACCTGGGTAAGGCGACCGTCCGCGGTCCCGGCGCCGCGGAACTGGTCAACTCCACGCTCACCAACGAACTCGGCAGGATCACACCCGGGCAGGCGCAGTACACGCTGTGCTGCAACGAATCCGGCGGTGTGATCGACGACCTGATCGCCTACTACGTCTCCGACGAGGAGATCTTCCTGGTGCCCAACGCCGCCAACACCGCGGCGGTGGTGGCCGCGCTGCAGGCGGTGGCGCCGGCCGGGGTGAGCATCACCGACGAACACCGATCGCGCGCGGTGCTCGCGGTGCAGGG from Mycolicibacter sp. MU0083 includes:
- a CDS encoding adenylate/guanylate cyclase domain-containing protein, whose translation is MVDWDALEKAGISDARGRADLIEYLAGLGFTAEEMADAERRGRLFGLAGDAAGQSGPPIYTLRSAADALGVPLGDVQQAWRMLGLHLPDPDTPALSQADVDGLATWLEMRSYLGEPVDGFLRVLGATMARLAEAESSMIRLSSPDMWLGHTRSELRTAQAWRTVAEFIPRIGAMIDAVHRHHQVSARTFLEGLAGGPSASLVCGVGFADLTGFTALTQVLSSAELATLLTDFGGTVSDVVHCDGGRVVKFIGDAVMWVSSTPQLLTRAAIDLVNHPKAREAGLQVRAGLAYGEVVTMVGDYFGTPVNLAARLVDAAAPGQVLADDAVRAQLPDWPADSLEPLALKGFDVPIPAYDMNRRAAG